The Leptolyngbya sp. 'hensonii' genome window below encodes:
- a CDS encoding MAPEG family protein, which translates to MISSLYASLLALLIVWLSLRVIKLRQTKKVSLGDGGESELQVAIRAQGNATEYIPISLILLLLLELNKAHGALIHAGGIAILAGRFLHARGLLTESSRYRVLGMQVTIFTLIGLASANLIYIIYGGLRPL; encoded by the coding sequence ATGATCAGTTCTTTGTACGCCTCATTGTTGGCCCTGTTGATCGTCTGGCTATCACTTCGCGTCATCAAGCTGCGTCAGACCAAGAAAGTCAGTCTTGGTGATGGTGGTGAATCTGAACTTCAAGTTGCAATCCGAGCCCAGGGTAATGCAACAGAATATATCCCAATCTCCCTGATTCTGCTGCTACTTCTGGAGCTGAATAAAGCTCATGGTGCTCTGATTCATGCTGGTGGTATTGCGATCCTTGCTGGTCGTTTCCTCCATGCAAGAGGCTTACTGACTGAAAGCTCACGGTATCGTGTGTTGGGGATGCAGGTCACCATCTTCACTTTAATCGGTCTGGCATCTGCTAATCTCATTTACATCATTTATGGTGGCTTACGTCCCCTTTAA
- a CDS encoding TetR/AcrR family transcriptional regulator: MSKQTYVPTLLKLFRQFGYEGVTLSKISQETGLGKASLYHHFPGGKAEMATAALASVNQWLECHILQILARASDREDHHLAKPIDTFKTMCEETSRFFNQGQNSCLWAILVMEQSSDDLFHAQIAAAFSRWIEAIAKILTTAGLDETLARQRGEDAMIAIQGALILSHGLKDFAPFQRVLQQLPQQLCQDIES; this comes from the coding sequence ATGTCTAAACAAACCTATGTCCCCACCCTGCTTAAACTGTTTCGACAGTTTGGTTATGAGGGGGTTACGCTCTCCAAAATTTCCCAGGAAACCGGCCTGGGAAAAGCCAGTCTCTATCATCACTTTCCAGGCGGTAAAGCTGAGATGGCAACTGCGGCCCTGGCTTCTGTCAATCAGTGGCTGGAGTGCCATATTTTACAAATCCTCGCGAGGGCAAGCGATCGGGAAGACCATCATCTGGCAAAGCCAATCGACACCTTCAAAACCATGTGCGAGGAGACGAGTCGCTTTTTTAACCAGGGGCAAAATTCCTGTCTGTGGGCTATTTTAGTCATGGAGCAATCGAGTGATGATTTGTTTCACGCCCAAATTGCCGCAGCCTTTTCGCGGTGGATTGAGGCGATCGCCAAAATTTTGACCACCGCAGGATTGGATGAAACCCTGGCCAGACAACGCGGGGAAGACGCCATGATTGCCATTCAGGGCGCATTGATTCTGTCCCACGGGTTGAAAGATTTTGCGCCGTTTCAGCGGGTACTCCAGCAATTACCGCAACAACTCTGTCAGGACATTGAAAGCTGA
- a CDS encoding class I SAM-dependent methyltransferase, whose protein sequence is MNLPSKPAWAGDDLLSRCVNVLIQTKPLYAVMKQQARQVLIKTAEKNGVPWRQRYKELADSGIQAQLEQVSNPAITYPDYYQVPFHAYDRGNLCWEAAFETESATYAMALRVWKNEPQTWQEAHNRLRDSFHQVLAKQIPEPVQDILDMGCSVGISTLALHRFFQSRQNSPVLTIGLDLSPYMLTVARQRDAQKEIAEWLHADAAATNLPNGSFDLVTLQFVTHELPHQPTLDIFREAARLLRSGGHLAIVDNNPKSPVIQNLPPVLFTLMKSTEPWSDEYYTFDLEAALRSVGLESVTTVASDPRHRTIVGRKP, encoded by the coding sequence ATGAACCTTCCAAGTAAACCTGCCTGGGCAGGGGACGACTTGCTATCCCGCTGTGTTAATGTTCTGATTCAGACGAAACCCCTGTATGCGGTTATGAAGCAACAGGCCCGCCAGGTGCTAATTAAAACGGCTGAGAAGAATGGCGTCCCCTGGCGACAGCGATACAAGGAACTGGCAGACTCAGGAATTCAGGCGCAACTGGAGCAGGTGAGCAATCCTGCCATAACCTACCCGGATTATTATCAGGTGCCTTTCCATGCGTACGATCGAGGCAATCTGTGCTGGGAGGCTGCCTTTGAGACGGAATCAGCGACCTATGCCATGGCCCTGCGGGTCTGGAAAAATGAACCTCAGACCTGGCAGGAAGCCCACAACCGCCTGCGAGACAGTTTTCATCAGGTTTTGGCCAAACAGATCCCTGAACCGGTGCAAGATATCCTGGATATGGGCTGTTCGGTTGGAATTTCGACCCTGGCCCTGCACCGCTTTTTCCAGTCTCGCCAGAACAGTCCTGTGCTGACGATCGGGTTAGATTTATCCCCTTACATGCTGACCGTGGCCAGACAACGGGATGCACAGAAAGAGATTGCTGAATGGCTCCATGCGGATGCAGCAGCAACCAACCTGCCAAATGGCTCCTTTGATCTGGTGACGCTTCAGTTTGTAACCCATGAGTTGCCCCATCAGCCCACCCTGGACATTTTTCGGGAAGCAGCCCGGCTCCTGCGATCGGGTGGGCACTTGGCGATCGTGGATAATAATCCCAAGTCGCCTGTTATTCAGAATCTTCCCCCCGTCTTATTCACATTGATGAAAAGTACGGAACCTTGGTCCGACGAGTACTACACCTTTGATCTGGAAGCAGCCCTGCGATCGGTAGGTCTGGAGTCTGTTACAACGGTTGCTAGTGACCCCCGGCATCGGACAATTGTGGGTCGCAAACCCTGA
- a CDS encoding TetR family transcriptional regulator yields the protein MNDSALTPDRILDAAEEVLRRFGPAKATVVDVARFLDVSHGSIYRHFPSKAALRDAVAERWLHRVSLPLAAIAAEKGPALERLRHWLGQLMALKRQKVLEDPELFATYHAIAEEAREVVQAHVDELEGQLTRIIASGVASQEFQSSDAQRSAKAVFNATIRFHHPAHASTWSHPDIDADFAQVWQLVLAGLVHGEGK from the coding sequence ATGAATGATTCAGCCTTAACCCCGGATCGAATTCTTGACGCCGCAGAGGAGGTTTTGCGCCGCTTCGGTCCGGCCAAGGCAACTGTTGTTGATGTGGCCCGGTTTCTGGACGTGAGCCACGGCTCGATTTATCGGCATTTCCCCAGCAAAGCAGCTCTGCGGGATGCAGTGGCAGAACGTTGGCTGCACCGGGTTTCCCTGCCCCTGGCTGCGATCGCAGCAGAAAAAGGGCCTGCTCTGGAGCGGCTGCGTCACTGGCTGGGGCAACTGATGGCTTTGAAACGGCAAAAGGTCCTGGAGGATCCAGAATTGTTTGCCACCTATCATGCCATTGCCGAAGAAGCCCGCGAGGTTGTGCAGGCCCATGTGGATGAGCTGGAGGGCCAACTCACTCGGATCATTGCCAGTGGCGTTGCCAGCCAGGAGTTTCAGAGTTCTGACGCCCAGCGATCGGCCAAGGCCGTCTTCAATGCCACCATCCGATTTCACCATCCAGCCCATGCCTCCACTTGGAGCCATCCAGACATCGATGCAGACTTCGCCCAAGTCTGGCAACTGGTGCTTGCCGGTCTGGTCCATGGGGAAGGGAAATGA
- a CDS encoding nucleoside hydrolase has protein sequence MAPSTIPKIILDTDPGGDDLFACLWLLSLVRQGLAELVAITTTQGNVAARRTFTTASQILGLVGLPEIEVGRGVLVVGAEKGDASHIHGADGMGNLSDTLPPAIHDWATARSADDLMIEQIRAAPGEMTIVAIGPLTNLAAAETRCPGILRQAKQIVIMAGAFLCHGNVTPQAEFNVWFNPEAAETVLQSCHNTVVIPLDITTRLVFTRAMARSVAQTNSTHPIAQLLTGLCEFMIGTALKYREISGIEGFLVHDAATIGYLFYPETLLLQRATVRVETEGHWTRGQTLFDRRHRAKATANAWVALQVDEVGFFASFIADLQALLGDSHDQGTV, from the coding sequence ATGGCTCCTTCGACCATCCCCAAAATCATTCTCGATACTGATCCGGGTGGTGATGACCTCTTTGCTTGCCTCTGGCTACTCAGCCTGGTCAGGCAGGGACTGGCTGAGCTTGTAGCCATCACCACCACTCAGGGTAATGTGGCAGCTCGCCGCACCTTTACCACGGCTAGTCAGATTCTGGGGCTCGTTGGGTTGCCAGAGATTGAAGTAGGGCGGGGGGTTCTGGTCGTCGGAGCAGAGAAGGGAGACGCCTCCCACATTCATGGCGCGGATGGGATGGGCAATTTGTCTGATACGCTGCCCCCTGCCATCCATGATTGGGCCACAGCCCGATCGGCAGATGACCTGATGATTGAGCAGATCCGGGCTGCCCCTGGGGAGATGACGATCGTGGCGATCGGTCCCCTCACGAACCTGGCTGCCGCTGAAACCCGATGTCCAGGAATTCTCCGGCAGGCCAAGCAAATTGTGATCATGGCTGGGGCCTTTCTATGCCATGGCAATGTCACTCCCCAGGCTGAATTTAACGTTTGGTTTAATCCGGAAGCGGCTGAGACTGTCTTGCAGAGTTGCCATAACACAGTGGTTATCCCCCTGGATATCACGACTCGCCTGGTCTTTACCCGCGCTATGGCCCGATCGGTGGCCCAGACCAACTCAACCCATCCGATCGCCCAATTGCTGACAGGTCTTTGTGAGTTCATGATCGGAACTGCATTAAAGTATCGGGAAATCAGCGGTATAGAGGGATTTCTGGTGCATGATGCTGCCACGATCGGCTATCTGTTTTACCCAGAAACGCTGCTGCTGCAACGGGCCACCGTTCGCGTGGAAACCGAGGGGCATTGGACTCGGGGCCAAACCCTGTTCGATCGACGTCACAGGGCTAAAGCTACCGCCAATGCCTGGGTCGCCTTGCAGGTGGATGAAGTTGGTTTTTTCGCCAGCTTTATCGCAGATTTACAGGCACTGCTGGGGGATAGCCATGACCAGGGAACTGTTTGA
- a CDS encoding transposase — MWRWRSLSCGELLKYELIYLMAFEDGIHLNQEVKRWFHWYNQEPPHQALNYRMPDVVYWEKRTGKEA, encoded by the coding sequence TTGTGGCGTTGGCGAAGCCTCTCCTGTGGAGAATTATTGAAGTATGAGTTGATTTACTTGATGGCGTTTGAAGATGGAATTCATTTGAATCAGGAGGTGAAAAGATGGTTTCATTGGTATAATCAAGAACCTCCGCATCAAGCATTGAATTATCGCATGCCAGACGTTGTGTATTGGGAGAAGCGAACAGGTAAGGAAGCTTGA
- a CDS encoding response regulator: MGVCDSNPALQGLKLLLVDDNLDNLVAVRDILQLSGIIVTYVETVQAAMEVLQSSLPDIILCDIRLPDEFGYALTRQLRTLPAEQGGNIPAIAMTGLATELDRQRCLDAGFQVYLAKPLNVEQLLTVILHLTQAPSMTL; this comes from the coding sequence ATGGGTGTCTGCGATTCCAATCCTGCTCTGCAAGGACTAAAACTGTTGTTGGTTGATGATAATCTGGATAACCTGGTTGCTGTCCGAGACATTCTGCAATTGTCAGGTATCATCGTGACCTATGTGGAAACTGTTCAGGCAGCAATGGAAGTCCTCCAGTCTTCTCTGCCTGATATCATTCTCTGTGATATCCGCCTGCCTGATGAGTTTGGCTATGCGTTAACCCGACAACTCAGAACCCTTCCGGCTGAACAGGGTGGTAACATTCCCGCGATCGCGATGACCGGTCTGGCGACGGAGTTGGATCGGCAGCGCTGTCTGGATGCGGGTTTTCAGGTATACCTGGCCAAACCCCTGAATGTCGAGCAGTTGCTCACTGTCATTCTCCATTTGACTCAGGCCCCTTCTATGACCCTATGA
- a CDS encoding exopolyphosphatase: MTDSAKYRLVTRSDFDGLVCAVLLKEMDLIEDIKFVHPKDMQDGKIEVTDKDITTNLPFVPGVHLAFDHHLSETIRNENIQANYIIEPEAPSAARVVYNYYGGKDRFPSIAVEMMEAVDKADSAQFSIEDVLEPRGWTLLSFLMDARTGLGRFKDFNISNYQLMMHLIDYCKQHTISEILDLPDVKERVDLYFEQEPKFKEQIQRCATVHKNLVVLDLRNEEVIHAGNRFMIYALFPECNISMHILWGLKQQNTVLAVGKSIFNRTSKTNIGELMLKHGGGGHLNAGTCQVPHDQSEDVIKAVVTQITTDG; encoded by the coding sequence ATGACTGATAGTGCCAAGTACAGATTAGTAACCAGAAGCGATTTTGATGGACTCGTTTGTGCTGTCCTGCTGAAAGAAATGGATCTGATTGAGGATATCAAATTTGTTCATCCTAAAGATATGCAGGATGGCAAAATTGAGGTTACTGACAAGGACATTACCACCAACCTCCCCTTTGTTCCAGGAGTTCACCTAGCCTTCGATCATCACCTGAGCGAAACTATTAGAAACGAAAATATTCAAGCGAATTATATTATCGAACCTGAAGCACCATCAGCTGCCAGGGTGGTTTATAACTACTACGGGGGAAAAGATCGCTTTCCGTCGATCGCGGTAGAAATGATGGAGGCGGTAGACAAAGCAGACTCAGCTCAGTTCTCGATCGAGGATGTGCTGGAACCCAGAGGATGGACCCTCCTGAGTTTCTTGATGGATGCTCGGACTGGCTTGGGGCGGTTCAAGGATTTCAACATCTCTAACTATCAGTTGATGATGCATCTGATAGATTACTGCAAACAGCATACGATCTCCGAAATCCTGGATTTACCAGATGTGAAGGAGCGGGTCGATCTCTACTTTGAGCAGGAGCCTAAGTTTAAAGAGCAGATTCAGCGCTGTGCCACGGTCCATAAGAATCTGGTGGTGTTGGACTTGAGAAATGAAGAGGTCATCCATGCGGGCAACCGATTTATGATCTACGCCCTGTTCCCGGAATGCAACATTTCCATGCATATCCTCTGGGGTTTGAAACAGCAAAATACTGTCCTGGCTGTGGGTAAATCCATCTTTAATCGCACGTCTAAAACCAACATTGGTGAACTGATGTTGAAACACGGGGGCGGTGGGCACCTGAATGCCGGAACCTGCCAGGTGCCGCATGATCAGTCCGAGGATGTGATTAAGGCTGTTGTCACCCAGATCACGACGGACGGCTGA